In Chitinophagaceae bacterium, the genomic window TTGACTTTTGAATAAACATGAAATATTGAACGTGCCGCAGAATTCTATAGTATATTTTCAGGTAATGAAACTGCTTTGAAAATGATTGACACGAAAGCCCGGCAAGCATCAAAAATATTTTGCGTATTCATCCGTGCTTCCGTAGTAAAATTAGTATAGCTCATAAGTCAAAAAAAATCACGGTCAATGAAATTTTCTTTTTTCAAAATAAATTCCGTGCTCTACCTCGCTTCCATGGCATTATTATAGCTTAGAAGACAATTGATTCCAATTCATTATAATTTTCGTTTTTCAAAAAAATCCGTATACATCCTGGTTTACGTGGCAACATAATTTGTGTTTCCATGTTTTCCATTAGAAAAAAAAGGATAACAACCATGATATTACTTGCTGAAATTCAAACCCTAACCCAGAGCATTACCGGACAACTCAATCCTGAGTCGCTCATTCGCAATGGTGGATTGCTGCTGATCATGCTTTTAGTATTTGCACAGACGGGATTGTTCTTCTGTTTCTTTTTACCTGGCGGATCGCTGCTGTTTACAACCGGCGTGATGGCTGCTTCCGGTGTGTTGCATCAGGATATTTTTACAATAAGTGCTGCTTTAATTGCCGCTTCGTTTTCAGGAACAATAACGGGTTATTGGTTCGGACGCACTACAGGTCCGCTGCTTTATCAACGAAGAGACTCTGCGTTTTTCAAAAAACAACACCTCGCAATTGCGGAAGCTTTTTATAAAAAGTATGGCGTGCTTGCATTAACCATCGGACTATTTTTTCCGGTCATCCGCACTTTTGCGCCCATTATTGCTGGACTCATCAAAGTGCATTTCGGACGGTTTCTGTTGCTCACTTTTTTTGGTTCTGCGCTTTGGATTCTCGCCATGGTGCTTCCCGGATACTATCTGGGTAGCCTTCCATTCTTAAAAGATTA contains:
- a CDS encoding DedA family protein, with product MILLAEIQTLTQSITGQLNPESLIRNGGLLLIMLLVFAQTGLFFCFFLPGGSLLFTTGVMAASGVLHQDIFTISAALIAASFSGTITGYWFGRTTGPLLYQRRDSAFFKKQHLAIAEAFYKKYGVLALTIGLFFPVIRTFAPIIAGLIKVHFGRFLLLTFFGSALWILAMVLPGYYLGSLPFLKDYLTWIVIAIIVIVTIPAGLRMIKEFRVFKKQEEDKQKEHS